In one Asterias amurensis chromosome 9, ASM3211899v1 genomic region, the following are encoded:
- the LOC139942358 gene encoding DNA-directed RNA polymerase III subunit RPC7-like, translating into MAGRGRGRGRGGAIAFTAEVLGLGRGDSLPPPTSQPPPHFPPLEFRPVPLPTGEEWSYMLLLKQEFRATMKDSPYYIKPQDKKKDIARYSDKYRLGSNTDNTIGWTPYWKHLPKELRIRVRKPGMLTTSKSAVKPNLQAAKKVTKEDVEVVTKQLAELEKKETETAASGDEKQDEEEEEEIEEEEYYDEEDQEEGTDYIMSYFDNGEEDMNDDDDGLDDGPVY; encoded by the exons ATGGCAGGGCGTGGTCGAGGAAGGGGAAGAGGAGGAGCGATCGCTTTTACAGCCGAAGTTTTGGGACTCGGACGTGGAGATTCTCTACCGCCCCCAACGTCTCAACCACCACCACATTTTCCA CCCTTAGAGTTTCGCCCAGTGCCACTACCAACTGGAGAGGAATGGAGCTACATGTTGCTCTTAAAGCAGGAGTTTAGAGCCACAATGAAAGACTCTCCTTATTATATCAAACCACAAGATAAAAAGAAAG ATATTGCAAGATATTCAGATAAGTACAGGCTTGGCAGTAACACGGACAACACCATCGGCTGGACGCCATACTGGAAGCACCTACCTAAAGAGCTTAGAATCCGAGTCAGGAAACCAGGAATGCTTACAACTTCAA AGTCTGCTGTTAAACCCAACTTACAAGCTGCCAAAAAGGTCACTAAAGAAGACGTAGAAGTGGTTACGAAACAACTGGCG GAGTTGGAGAAGAAAGAAACGGAGACGGCGGCATCCGGAGATGAGAAgcaagatgaagaagaagaagaagagattgAGGAAGAGGAATACTATGATGAAGAAGATCAGGAGGAG GGTACTGATTACATTATGTCATACTTTGATAACGGGGAGGAGGAtatgaatgatgatgatgatggacTAGATGATGGACCTGTCTATTGA
- the LOC139942360 gene encoding ATP-dependent clpX-like chaperone, mitochondrial, whose product MPPSLRCNLTPVRRLLCRPNGPIKASRGVPCINGYSTQPLASVAVRPQTESPSSISLILSRTLSTTYSLCNTSADGPSKGDGVSSGGGGRKSRGSVGGSGSGSSAGSSSDGGNGKSGQLCCPKCGDPCTHVETFVSSTRFVKCEKCHHFFVVLSDTDSKKSLKESLPPKPERPPPPPPKKIYEFLERHVIGQQEAKKVLSVAVYNHYKRIYNNIPAGPSKTQGEGSETRNQAFTPRELLQIAGIGSQGNALGASSLQQQQQQQQQQQSGQGSESERQLRGSGLLDAQQYELRLEKSNILLLGPTGSGKTLMAQTIAQCLDVPFAICDCTTLTQAGYVGEDIESVIAKLLIDANFNVEKAQQGIIFLDEVDKIGCVPGIHQLRDVGGEGVQQGLLKMLEGTVVSVPERSSRKLRGESVPVDTTNILFVASGAFNGLDRIVSRRKQEKYLGFGAPANVSEGRRAATNASMANQSAPSDTKIDNDERDALLRQVESRDMIEFGMIPEFVGRIPITVSLSSLDEPMLLRILKEPRNAIVPQFEMLFKMDNCTLNITADALSAIAKMALERKTGARGLRSIMEKILLEPMFDVPGSDIEEVIIDEAVVKLEKTAQYNRRPYTESVERQEAVN is encoded by the exons ATGCCTCCTAGTTTACGCTGCAACCTGACGCCCGTCAGAAGGCTACTGTGTCGACCCAATGGTCCCATTAAAGCATCACGTGGTGTGCCAT GTATCAATGGATACAGCACCCAACCACTTGCCTCTGTTGCAGTACGACCTCAAACAGAGTCCCCTTCAAGTATCAGCCTAATCCTGAGCAGGACTCTCAGCACAACTTACTCCCTCTGTAATACCTCAGCAGATGGTCCATCCAAGGGTGATGGGGTCAGTAGTGGAGGTGGTGGCCGGAAATCCAGAGGGAGTGTTGGCGGTAGTGGTAGCGGCAGCAGTGCTGGGAGTAGCAGTGATGGAGGGAATGGAAAATCTGGCCAGTTGTGTTGTCCAAAGTGTGGTGATCCATGCACACATGTTGAAACATTTGTGT CATCAACAAGATTTGTCAAGTGTGAAAAATGTCATCACTTCTTTGTCGTGCTGTCAGATACAGACAGCAAAAAGAGCCTAAAGGAGTCATTACCACCAAAGCCAGAAAGACCCCCGCCTCCACCCCCAAAGAAG ATTTATGAATTTCTGGAGAGACATGTGATTGGCCAGCAAGAAGCAAAGAAAGTCCTCTCGGTGGCTGTGTACAATCACTACAAGCGCATCTATAATAACATTCCGGCAGGGCCCAGCAAGACACAGGGGGAAGGTTCTGAGACTAGAAACCAGGCATTCACTCCAAGAG AGTTACTACAGATAGCAGGAATCGGTAGCCAAGGTAACGCTTTAGGAGCATCCTCactgcagcagcaacagcagcagcagcaacagcagcagtcTGGACAGGGTAGCGAGTCTGAGCGGCAGCTACGTGGCAGTGGGTTGCTAGACGCTCAACAGTATGAGCTCAGGCTAGAGAAGAGTAACATCTTACTGCTTGGACCCACTGGATCag GTAAAACACTAATGGCCCAGACCATTGCCCAGTGCCTGGATGTACCCTTTGCCATATGTGACTGCACTACATTGACCCAGGCTGGCTACGTAGGAGAGGACATTGAGTCTGTCATTGCCAAACTCCTGATCGATGCTAACTTCAATGTAGAGAAAGCACAGCAAG GCATAATCTTCTTGGATGAGGTTGACAAGATTGGCTGTGTGCCAGGAATACACCAGCTACGTGATGTCGGCGGCGAGGGTGTCCAACAGGGTCTCCTGAAGATGCTAGAAGGTACGGTGGTCAGCGTCCCGGAGCGTAGCTCTCGTAAGCTGCGTGGGGAGAGCGTGCCGGTAGACACCACCAACATATTATTTGTTGCTTCGGGTGCGTTCAACGGGCTTGACCGTATCGTCAGCAGGAGAAAGCAGGAAAAG TATCTTGGCTTCGGAGCTCCAGCTAATGTCAGCGAGGGTCGACGTGCAGCAACCAATGCCAGTATGGCCAACCAATCCGCTCCGTCCGATACCAAAATAGACAATGATGAGCGAGACGCCCTCTTGAGGCAAGTCGAGTCCAGGGATATGATCGAGTTTGGAATGATCCCGGAGTTTGTGGGTCGTATCCCGATTACAGTCAGCTTGTCCTCGTTGGATGAGCCAATGTTGCTTCGTATCTTGAAGGAGCCAAGGAATGCCATTGTACCTCAGTTTGAGATGCTTTTTAAGATGGACAAT TGTACACTTAACATAACTGCAGATGCTCTGTCAGCCATTGCTAAGATGGCTCTAGAGAGAAAGACAGGAGCTCGAGGTCTTCGCTCAATCATG